CATTTAGTTGAaggcaccctttgtggtgtagtgttgtaatagtaaatatattgggtgtgTCTAAAGGAGACTAaaagggactaactaatatatttactatgagcaattTGATGTTATATGGGTTCTCTTGGGTATTATTGGGTTGATGTGAATATATTTATGAGCTTGTtatgatgatttatttattgatgatagtaGAAGATAGCATGCCGGTGGATATAAATCTATGTTGAGATGATAAACCACGTAAATATTAGTGTATTGTatatttgctttatttttttgTAGTCTATATGCTTTCGCAGTgcacaataatttattttaataatattataaaaaatacaaaaaataaacaataaaaaatataaaaatagtacatttattcacattttaataagttttaagaaatttaaaaaataaatacctTTTTCAGTTTCCTTTAAACATACTTAATTTTCTCttaaactaaaaaaattattagtCAATTTTCCTGAATAccctcaaaatttaaaaaatagaaaagatatttaaaaaaattatatatttttcctGAAATAAATAGATACTGATTAGTTTCAAGATATTCATTTTGCAAGTCAAGTTAATTAGTTTATAACAATTTGTGTTTAAAGTGTGATAGGAGGAATTGATGAACGGGACTCGAAATTGATATTTGCTGaatgaataatatatttttaatcactGAATTTAACTAGAAAAAGAATTTTAACCTTTGTACAGTTAATTACATTATAAACTCTAatatgcaatatatatatatatatatatatatagtgttctTAAAAAACAAGTATCATTATTGAAAGTTTGTTGTGCGATATCTTGGCATTTTCCATATGAGGTATTGCAATATTGGAAAAAAAATTACCTACTCATCATTTAACtctgaattttatttatttatttatcgttGAAGGTCAAATgaattgtataatttttttttctaattggtAGTTATTTTTTGTAACTGCTCTTGGAAAGTGTCCAATGAATGGTTGATCACCCATTTTACCAAAACAATAATGGCGTACGCAAATACGTCTtgcatcacaattcataagtttgAATCTCCATTCAAATGACTTCAAAGATCTTACTCTGATATGGATGACCTCACAAGTGGAGGTTGCCTGTACCAGATGCAATCCTACCTTAAAAGTTAACTTAAGGATGAGATTTGAGCTTTCAAATTCTCTTATCGTTTGTGAAAAATATATGCGTGAAATTATTTAAGTTAATGGGTCTTAATAAAATTGATATAATTTTATCAAGGTGTGTGTCATGTTCTTGATTTATGTGTATGCACTGTCTATCtttaagaaaaagaaatttaatgTCAAGAAAAGTGAGTCAATGTGTGTGAGTGTGATTCAACTCGCATAAGTTTCCTGATGAGATTGAGTATTTGGGCTCCTACATCGATTATGAAATGCGCGTATGTGGGTTATATGGGTTAGTGGGCCTTGATAAAATTGACATAGTTTTGTTAAGGTGCATGTCTTGCCCATAATCCGTGTATTTGCATTGTCTacctttgaagaaaaaaaaaattatctaaatCTTACATTTAGCATAAAACTCTCATCTAAATCAATGTGAGACAACAAGTTTAATATTTCTAAAGAAAGAATTCAAGAACAATGAAAATAACCTTATTTGTTATGGAAGCTTTTAATATAGAATTTTAAATTGGAGTTAGAGGATGTTTGCTATTGTTGTTGCTAATAGTAATTTTTAAACAAAATTGTTATTATAAAGGATTCCCCTTAGTAATAAACAATAGAATTTTaccattttaaagaaaatttacaCATattaattagaagaggaaaaTAACATTGTTCTAGCACATGGTTTGAGATAGTAATTTTGTACTAAATTTTGTGCTAATCAGTAATTTTATATATCTGATTTATAACATCTTCATAAATATCTGATGCATGCTAAAACAACTTTATAAGCTCTTTGAATAAACTTtaaattcttcattttatttcttttttaacttttaaaattttaaattttattttcgacTAAGTATATATTTGactcttaaaatttaatttaatatttagctCGCTATAATCAGAAAGGGTTTTGTTTGTCAAAGAGAACAGACGAATTATATTTCCTCCTCCTTTTTATAGACGATGGTTGGATAAACCCTAAAAGATAAGCAAAGTGAAAAAAAATTCAAAGGAATAACGATGAACCCATTGACCATTTACCGCACAAAGTTTCTGACGGTAGTTTATCAAACTTTCtctccttcaattttttttttatataaataattgactaaatttttttaagaaattattaaaattaaataagccatttcaaattattttaattttgaattaaataatttttattttatctaatttcATATGACTGAAAAgtaaaatttaaacttaataaTTATAAGAGTTGTTGTTTGTTAATTAAGTTATGATGACTTGTGTGTCCCCATTTAACCACCTAATAATCACttgtttaatatttaattatttgccCACTGCTACGCTGACTTAATTCATACAATTATTGGCTCAAACATGCCAGTCTAAGGCCCATAGGATGTCAAGACAATGTTTCCCGATGGCTTCAATATTATCCACACTCACAagctgataatttttatttttatttttaattttcatttaatttcaatttatatttaaatttaaaataaaattttgagaatatCTTGTGGATAGATTCCATTTTAGATGTTGCTAGAAATTTTGTTAATCCAAATGATCATCACGACATTTCTTGGGCCAATATAGGCATATGATTTAAGCCCAGCATATAGGCTTACAACCTTAGAAAGTTCCATTTTTGCTACTGTTTATCTTCTACAGTATTCAATTCTCATTCTTTAGTGGGAAATTGAATGGCAAGTCGTGTATTCATTTCATGAGAATAGAAGATGGGAGCAAACATCTGAATATTCACCATTTGAATAGGTCTCATCAAAACATTTCCCTGTGATGGACCTAAAATGCTAGATTTCTTCAATAATGGATGATTGCTGAGTAATTAATAGGAAAgaaagctctttttttttttgaaattaattggaAAAAAGTCACTTTTATTacaaaacaattttttttctaTATCAAAATTCAAAAGCCAactaaaaggggaaaaaaaaagagtGTCTTGCACCATTATCAACTGATTGTAATCTAGTTTTCATATAAATAGTCAAGATGTACTAAGGAAGAGTAAAGTTGTTAACCAATAAAGTCCAGTCACAGCCTTCTCTCAATTTCTTCCTCTCCAATTTCTTAGAGTATTTCTTCTGAACATTTGGTTCACATCATGATCTGGTTTTTAAGACTTGGCCaaatcaactttttttttttattgttttttttttcctcatttcaGGAACCATTTCAACAGAGATTGGCAAATTCATTCCCCAGCTAGTAAATATGAGACAGAAGCAAACCATCTAGAAATTAAAAGATCATCACAAGCTTTGTATCTAATACAAGAGGAAGATAGGTTTCAGGATCTGGGCGACAGTACCATTTCTCTTCTGTCAAGTTGAAAGTACACAATCGCTTTTTTCTATCTCAGTGGTTGATGGATATAGATGCTAACTATGTATAAGCTTATTCCTATGTATGAAAtttattcttttttctttctttggaCTATAACCATTAAAGCCTAGGGAACCAAGACCATGTTTACAAGTGAAATTGATCATTGCCAATTCACCAATGTTACTCCCGCCGTCAAAGCGTTCAAGACTCCATTTTACTGATTACAATAATCCACGTCTTCATTGGACGAGAAGATAATCCACGTCATCTCCAGAAGTAGGGGTCAAGTTGCTTCGATACACATTTTTGTGAACCTGGGCATGAGTCTCTGCCTCATGCTGAAACATCTTCACTAGTTCTTGCAATTCCAACTTTCTTACTTCAACCTTCTCTTCAGTGATGGGTTGCTTCAAACCAAGGTAAAGCAACCCAACTGCAATTAGCACCACACCTATGAACACCAGGAGAGCTGCAAACAGACCAAATGCATATGGTGTATTGTTCGCTCCAGGGATCCCATCCACATTGATTCCAAACAACCCAGTAATGATTGAAAGAACAAGGCCGCAGCCTCCAAAAACAGCCAAATTATGGGTTACACGTAGGCTTCTATCCTGAAATCATCAAAGATGTAAAGAACTTATCAAAACAATCTAGGAAGGGTATGTCCACATTGGCTTAGAAATTGAAGATACCCTTGTCTATCCATTTCTTTTTCTCCTGTACAAACCTGCAACCATGCCCGAACCGTGCTTTGCATGACATCTTGAATGGTAAACAAGCGACCACGAACTGCTTCTTGCTCCTCCATCATTTCTCTAGTGCTCTTCCTTATTTCCTCTAAAAATGCTCTTGTTGCATTTCCTCTCAACTGATGAAGCAGCTCAAAAACAATCTCCTCTCTTGCATGGAGTGACCATTTCACTCTAATAACCTGCAATGCAACATGCCCCAGGCTTTGGTGATCCTGTGGATAAGACACATATACATAATGCTAGCTTAAGAAACCATTTAATTTTTCTGGACTACCAAGCCTTCTATTCTAacaaacagaaatttaaatttggCATATCCCACTGGAAAGGGAAGACAACTTCACTTTTTGTGTTATCAATTCATTAAGCATATATTACTTCTTTGTTAAAATTTCAAAGATTGTATacaaatttctttattttatgtaTATTATTTATGTTTAAAAacattttgtgtgtgtgtgtgtgtgtgtgtgttggggggggggggggggggttgttgGTGTGGGCGGCGCCAGCGGCAGTGGACAATCAACATCATAACTAGATATAACCACTTTCAACTGAAATGGGGAAAAAACAGTAGTGGAAAATGAGTTGAGGGTCAATTCTAAGCTTAAGAGAAGTAGAGAACTACGTGACTTTCACAGGCTTAATTTCCAGATGATCTCATTCAAGCTGTTAAACTGACAGCAGTTCTTCCAAACAAAAGCAGGCTTCAATAAACAGAGATGAACGACAAACCTGTCTTGATAACCTTCTGATTTCTTGGTTCAAAATAATACTGAAGAGATTCATATCTTCATGGTTTCTCCTGTTCAATGATTTATTCATAACTAAATTGTAGGTGAATGAAAGTAATAAATTTGTTTTAGACAAATGCATGTATCTTTAACAGAACCTGTTCATAAATTTCAATTCGATCTCATCTGCTGCCCCAAATATGGACTTGCGAAATAACCTAAATACATCAAACAATAAAAGCAAAACCTTTAGTTAGAAAAGAAGGGGACCACTTTTGGAGCCATAGGACAAGCATAATGtgtataaaaaaattatgatagcATGTCTAGTTACATGTATACTCAAAGCTTATAATTTTTCTGGCTGTAACCAATGCTTCCTACTACATAAACATTTTAATGGCTGcaccaataaaaaataaaagcaaaTTGACTTAACAAATATCCCTGTAAAAAATAAACCAGAATAAAATAGAATAAGCAGCGGACAACTGTAGTATCAAAATTCGGTTAAATTTCTCTATTGAAATTCCAATTAACGGTTGCTAATATTTGAGTATCCTTTCAAGCTAGCTTTGAATGTCCTAAAGATGATGCCTCAGGCAGAAAAAGTATGTATTACAATTATATAGAGAGATGTAGATTAATAACTGTTAGTCACTAGAAAAAATTATTAAGgaactccgaatatgcattttcaATCATATAACAGAGTGTTAAGAGTAAGGAATAGAGCAATTAGGGGGCTAGTCTGGCAGTTAAATAGGGAGATTCTATTGTATTAGTTTATTGAAATTACTCTCCGGTCAGTTGTAACTGTAGAGAGCATTATAGGATCTAAAGAAATATAAATAGGAGCTTACTTGTAAAAAGGAGACTATCCAAGATAATTAATCATCAAAGATATCTCTCTCATCTCTGAAatattctctttctcttctcatcCAATCTATTTCTCATCTCATCTACTCTCTCTTCTCTTTTCTCATCTACTTCTAttcttttctcatctatttctATCTCTCTCTCCCTATTCCTCTGTTTTAGCAAGTGTGCAGGCTGACATGCAAcaaaatggtatcagagcttggttCTGAGGTGGGATTGCTTCCAAACTTTCTTATTGAAGTTGCAATTATATGCAGATAAATGGGAGTCTTCTCAATTCCAGAGACCTGTTTCTTGAAATTCCTGAAATTCTCCTTTCTTCtattttctctttcctttcctctattcagttttcttttctgttcttcttccttttcccttAATTTCTCTTTCTCGTATATTCTTCGTTTCTTGCGACTATATCTTCAGAATCTTTCTCTGCAATCACTTCTAAATTCTCCTATTCCCAATTTTCCAATTCTTGAGCTCTGTTAGGGGTTTTCTCTATTCTTTCTTGAAATTCTTGAAATCTTTATTTCTGCCTCAACTTTTCTTCCCTTGTccctataaattttcttctctaAGAAGCAAAATTCTCCAACATCCTACTCAGCCTTCTACAAGAGGATCATGGAAGACTAATCTTGGGAACAAAAGTTACTTAATAGGATTATGGAAATTGTCAACAGAGGATTAAAAAGGCAAGAAAAATTGCTGTTACAAAAATTAGAGAAATATGCGAAGTCATTTCAAAAGAGAATGGACAAATTGGTTGAAGCAATTCAAGTGGCAAAGGGGAATGTTGCAGTCTTTAATAATGAGGATCCCATTCTTGAAAAGTCAAGTGAAGAACAGGATGTCCTTGATGAAAATTCCAATAAGGAAGACGTGCACTGATGCGGAGGAGAAGCAAGATTTTGTTTCTAAATTGTCTAGTGAAAGAGAGGAATATGAGAAGGACAAAGATGAAGATATTGATGATAGGAAACTAGAGTTTGCTATGGGGAATGCAGAAGTTAAACCTGAAATTCTTGCTGCAAAAACTTTTGGGGATATTCTTGAAAACAGGAAAGATAAAGGAGCTACAAAAAATGTGGATACTATaagcaagtggcagaattttaggAGCCAAGATGGTGAATTCAGCTGTTGTGATCCTTTAAGTCTCATAGAAGATGAATGGGAAAAATCAAGAAGGGATAGGAAAAAAGTTAAGCCATCAAATAGTATTATAATCTTGAAGGAATAAGCATGAGAAATttggagaagaaaaagaaaaaaaaaatgaattcttTGTTAATTAATGGTTCATACTATCACCTGCAACTTTTAGCCAATTCTATGGGACATTTCAACTACAGCATATGATGGAAGTTAATATTTGGTATTCCAAAATTCAGGGAATTGACTGGCCAACAGAAGATGTTATTTGAGATTCTCACATTATGTCTGCTGACAAGAAGGCAGCACCtgaaatttatttcattttcagcaTTTTCTTCATTCTTGAGGACAAAAATGATTTCAAGGAATGGGGAATGTTATGAGTAAGCAATTAAGGGGGTTGGTCCAGCAGTTAAATAGGGAGATTCTATTGTAATAGTCTATTGTAATTACCCTCCAGTCAGTTGTAACTGTAGAGAACAGCTATAGGATCTAAAGAAGTATAAATAGGAGCTTGCTTGTAAAGAGGAGACTATCCAAGATCATTAATAATCAAAGATATCTCTCTCATCTCAGAAATATTCTCTTTCTGTTCTCATCCAATCTATTTCTATTCTCATCTACTCTCTCTTCTCTTTACTCATCCATTTCTAttcttttctcatctatttctATTTCTTTCTCTCCCTATTCCTCTGTTTTAGTAAGTGTGCAGGCTGATATGTAACACAAAGATAAGGTAATCTTTTATGAAAAACAAAGAAACCAGGTGAGCCACAAAAGGATAGAGACATTGTACAGATGTGGGACAACTGCTGCCAGTAAATGCGTCACAATGCACCATACAGAAACAGGGGAACAATAATGCGTGCACATATTTATGTCAAGTAAATTCAGGGAAAAGATTAAAAGACACCAGGAATATGTAACTGAGTTAAATTACAAACTTCCATTGTTTCAGTTACCTATCATCCCACCGAGTAAGGCGGCATGCTAGTAGTGCTATGATTTCATGCACTGTTCTTGGAGAATTATAACCTCCAGCAGAAAGATTCTCCTAAAGAAAGTAGAGAACAAAAGGAAGGTATGAATGATCAAGTGACTATAATTCAAATTGCATCATAACTATTCCAGCACTCTACTCGAGTGAAAATATCATGTTAAGCACAACCAACCTGAACTTCAGTGATGCCCAAAACATTTACTTTTGACACATGCCCTTTTATGTGCAATGCAGTGATTAGAAAATTTTGTGCTTGCCAAGAGCGCATCACAATAGGAATGTCATCCTCTTCAACAAATGGATCACCAACTGATTGCCCCAAGAGTTCAAACAGCAGCCCTCCAGCAACCCTTACTGGGACCTTGATAGAAACataaatcataaaaaataatcCAACAGAacaccaagaagaagaagaagaagaagaaagaagttcATTGTCTCATTCCAAATTTGGGTGGAAAGGAAAGATAGCAAATCCTTCAACTGCACAACAATCTGCCTGACAACATGTTTAAACTAAAATGTAAACCCAGGATGCAtgcttaaattttatataattaatttttttcataattaatgcttggacctaGGCCAAGTATCCGTCATTCCAACTTTATATGATATCTCATATAAGGGTTATAGTAAACCTCAATTCACTTAACCAATAATGAACACAGTAAATTTAAATTAGATGGATTAAACTCTACGTAATAGGGCAAGCCTTGGTGCAACGGTAAGGTTAGTCCTTATTGATCAGAAGGTTGGAGTTTGAGTCATGGAGACAATCTctctgaggaaaaaaaaaaaaaaaagtaaaaggaaGGCAGTGTACGATAGGCAACCCCTACAACTCATGCACTGCAGAAGTGAAAAAATTGTCCAGGTAAGTACAAACTCACAACTGCAGGTCACAGTAGCATGTCTGTGGTTCAATCTCTTCCTCGCATGAATGTAAGAGATGAAATAGAAATTGTGCATCCACGTGTCTAAAATAAGCAAATAACACTGTTATTATTTGtgacttgaattttggatatattttttcatgGACCCGAATTGTGACCAAACCCAAAAGTTTCGCGTTGCaacccgattgggataaaaaaTAAGATCTGTAGTATgaaccagtataaatattgtaaaattctaccctttgcggtagagttgtgagatattcgaaaAATatactggggttagggtttgagagttctgattgattgtatcttgctcttttcatcatagtggaacttttttctcttgtcttgctcgTGGACGTAGACTttacggttgaaccacgttaaatcctgtaTTATTCTTCTTCCCTTTTCAATACCGTatgattgtgcgatttgtgtgtgtaccttagatttgcgtgcttattataaccatagttattaaaggctcaaggcgcacTAAGGCGCCAAGGAGTCTTAGAGCCTAGGCGCAAAGTACAGGCGCGCACCTGAGCGAGGTGAGGCATAAaagtaaataatttaaaaaatctaTAAAAGTCAAACAAATGtgatgcttttctttttttttctttagcatATATCTTGAATTGGGTTTGCTGGTTTGAGTTTAAGCGGCAGTCCTTTTTGCTAATAAAAGTGCTCACTAAAGATGGAAATAAAGAAAGCATGCTCTTTCTAGAATCTTGTGCTTGGAACAAAGGCGCACGCCTAGGCGCATAAGGCGTTACGGTTTGAGCCTGGTGAGCCTTGAACCTGAGGCGTGCCTGAAGTGCACCTTTAATAACTATGGTTATAACAAACTGATATCAGAGTTTTGTgcgcaaaacctagggtttacagATGGCGTCGTCTTCAACGAAGTATGAGATGTAGAAGTTTGATGGTAGATCAAGTTTTAGTCTGTGGAAGATTAAAATTGaatcttccttgatcctacaaggtctatggaaggcaatcGAGGATAACTTTCCAGAAGGTATGAAAGAGGCGGAGAAAGTTGATCTaaaggagagagccttgagtgcgattttcattagcgtaactgataatgtcctacgCAAGATTGCTGGTGAAAGCTCAGCATCTATGACATGAAAGAAATTAGAGGAGTTATACTCTGCCAAATCGCTGACCAACCGCCTTTATCTGAAGAAAAGACTTTACAATATGAGAATGAGCGAAGGTACGCCAATTAAAGAACATCtggatgaattcaattcaatcattatagatctgaagaatattgatattgagattgatagtgagaatcaggcccttattgtgttatgttctttgccaccctcctatgaaacttttgttgatactctgttGTATGAGAAAAACAGTATTTAACTAgacgatgttagtaattctctgaaatcaaaggagttgaaaaagaaatttccagataatagagaaagatttgagggggaaggtttggtgagcagGGAAAGAACACATTCAAGAGAGGGTTCTTCCagcaggaagaaatctaaggtcagatctaagtcaagaattAAAAAAGCCAACTGTTTTGAGTGCGAAAAGCAAGGTCACTACAAGAGAGACTatcccaagttgaaaaataaaaagggaaagcaactAAAAAGTTTTGCGAATGTGGTTGATAATTTTATTGATTCTGATGATGATGACAGTGCTGGAGAAATTTTATCCGTGAGTTCAGATCAAGGACAAAATTCCtggattcttgatactggtgctacttataacacgtgtccacacagaaactggtttgtcacttacaaacagatgagtgACAAGGTGTTTATGGGCAATGATCGTGCATTACCTGTTGAAGGAATGGTAACATCAGATTGAAGATGTTTGATGGCGTTgtcagaactatagagtgttggcatgttccaggcctaaagaggaacctgatttctcttgAGACACTTGACActcatggattcagataccatgcagagaatagagttctcaaagtgtgcaagggctctatggtactTATGAAGAGCAGTTTGATTTCAGGATTATATTTTCTTCAGGGCAGTACAGTTTCAGGGGAAGGTGCAATAGCATCCGGaagcaataatcagaatcagactcaattgtggcatatgcgttttggtcatatgagtgaaaaaGAATTATTTGTGTTAAGCAAGCGGGATTTGT
The Hevea brasiliensis isolate MT/VB/25A 57/8 chromosome 18, ASM3005281v1, whole genome shotgun sequence genome window above contains:
- the LOC110668564 gene encoding uncharacterized protein LOC110668564 isoform X1; translated protein: MEHNVSLTGEDHSISQNNNMKKSDIHRSYASSRDIITGNELWTDGLICAFEFVRGHGRRSINSKSTISKQIDSVHANGIKESSSPRLDRNKLLESSSICESRGNQSAPLSEYKDSLIDQSGQYHAVERSGDTRWVPIGWARISELVKMVQTDANWATQQLELMDEEDGLTVAELAAPYWERPAGPIWWCHVAAGHPSIQAWLSNAQWLHPAISLALRDESRLISERMKHLFYEVPVRVAGGLLFELLGQSVGDPFVEEDDIPIVMRSWQAQNFLITALHIKGHVSKVNVLGITEVQENLSAGGYNSPRTVHEIIALLACRLTRWDDRLFRKSIFGAADEIELKFMNRRNHEDMNLFSIILNQEIRRLSRQVIRVKWSLHAREEIVFELLHQLRGNATRAFLEEIRKSTREMMEEQEAVRGRLFTIQDVMQSTVRAWLQDRSLRVTHNLAVFGGCGLVLSIITGLFGINVDGIPGANNTPYAFGLFAALLVFIGVVLIAVGLLYLGLKQPITEEKVEVRKLELQELVKMFQHEAETHAQVHKNVYRSNLTPTSGDDVDYLLVQ